A part of Candidatus Electrothrix aestuarii genomic DNA contains:
- a CDS encoding thiazole synthase: MMSTIQTQDDTLYFGDVAFSSRLLTGTGKFASGDIIAPMLAASGSELITVALRRVDPNAKEKDILQYIPKSVRILPNTSGARTAEEAVRIARIAREAGCGDFIKIEVITDMKYLLPDNAGTLRATEILAKEGFIVLPYMMPDITVTKQLHDAGAAAIMPLGAPIGTNRGLEMKPMIKRIIEISKLPVVVDAGIGRPSQAAEAMEMGADAVLVNTAIATSHDPVAAGKAFALAVQAGRMAYLAQLAEEKEYAEASSPLTGFLRS; the protein is encoded by the coding sequence ATGATGTCCACGATACAAACACAAGATGATACCCTGTATTTTGGCGATGTGGCTTTTTCCAGCCGCCTGCTCACCGGGACCGGTAAATTCGCCTCCGGGGATATTATTGCCCCCATGCTGGCGGCCAGCGGCTCGGAGCTGATTACCGTGGCCCTGCGCCGGGTGGATCCCAATGCCAAGGAAAAGGATATTCTCCAGTATATTCCCAAGTCAGTGCGGATTTTGCCCAATACCTCCGGTGCCCGGACAGCCGAAGAAGCGGTTCGTATTGCACGGATTGCACGGGAGGCCGGTTGTGGTGATTTCATCAAGATTGAGGTGATCACGGACATGAAGTACCTGCTGCCGGATAATGCGGGTACGCTCAGGGCCACGGAAATCCTGGCCAAGGAGGGCTTTATCGTTCTACCCTATATGATGCCGGACATCACCGTGACCAAGCAGCTCCATGATGCCGGTGCTGCTGCGATCATGCCCTTGGGCGCGCCCATCGGGACCAACCGGGGCCTGGAGATGAAGCCGATGATTAAACGAATCATCGAGATCAGCAAGTTGCCTGTGGTGGTGGATGCCGGGATCGGCAGGCCCTCTCAGGCAGCTGAGGCCATGGAAATGGGTGCGGATGCCGTTCTGGTTAATACCGCCATCGCCACCAGCCACGATCCGGTTGCAGCCGGAAAAGCCTTTGCCCTGGCTGTGCAGGCGGGCAGAATGGCATACTTGGCCCAACTCGCCGAGGAGAAGGAATATGCTGAAGCCTCCTCGCCCCTGACCGGTTTTCTGAGGAGTTGA
- a CDS encoding heterodisulfide reductase-related iron-sulfur binding cluster, with amino-acid sequence MKQYGIHQELHKEVEELGAKDMELCMQCGICAASCPLSDGTNSFPRKIYRYLQLGLKDKLLASPEPWLCYYCGDCNTNCPRGAEPAETMMAARRWLTTEFDSTGLAKRLYLSKAWEIGSLLVLSLAVILLFVFFHGPMLTDRVSINTFAPVLWVEIGDLLMVLVLSTFLFMNVFRMYRFIMGTTTVPIGLFLSQAKEFLIHFLTQKRWGTCAASKKKLNSRWIKHFLLVTGYMTKLLLVVVFLRWFQRDTTDWHISSLFGYYAAGTIMFFSGEMLYSRYKKKEESLHRYSHATDWLFLILLFLTSLSGTIMHMFRMVGWATPTYVMYVVHLAIAVPMLIIEVPFGKWSHLFYRPFAIFLTSVKEKATQASEMTADTLKEKIDEHFMACMQCGTCTTVCPVNNVSSYSPRQVLRAISLDAATVEDVDLNAWNCVSCNSCVANCPRGIEVQDMTRAIREQNISSGQTPEYLVEPLQSLKEWNNPWQGDPSRRSAWAGETALPAFSEDKEYCLFTCCSTAYDNTPNQGNAKAGQALNRLLKNAEVSVGRLGPQESCCGDLAYRCGDTENFNRLAAKNTALFTGSGVEKLLTTSPHCLTAFTRYYSNLNMSAEHYTELLWRLIEEGSIRPVKELRRTVTYHDPCYLGRYNGIYDAPRQILQSLPGVKLVEMQHHREQSLCCGGGGGGLFKPQAEESLGTVRVHEAIDMGAEIIAVACPSCLRMLSQAVRELGYTKKIAVCDIAELVEQSLG; translated from the coding sequence TTGAAACAGTACGGTATTCATCAGGAATTGCATAAGGAAGTTGAAGAGCTGGGTGCCAAGGATATGGAGCTGTGCATGCAGTGTGGAATCTGCGCAGCCTCCTGTCCCCTTTCAGACGGCACAAATTCCTTTCCCAGAAAAATATATCGCTATCTCCAGCTTGGCCTGAAGGACAAGCTGCTCGCCTCTCCCGAGCCCTGGCTCTGCTATTATTGCGGCGATTGTAACACCAATTGCCCGCGCGGTGCCGAGCCTGCGGAAACCATGATGGCAGCCCGCCGCTGGCTGACCACCGAGTTTGATAGCACCGGTCTTGCGAAACGCCTCTATCTCTCCAAGGCCTGGGAAATCGGTTCCCTCCTTGTCCTTTCCCTGGCAGTGATCCTTTTATTCGTCTTTTTTCATGGACCAATGCTCACGGATCGGGTGTCAATAAATACCTTTGCCCCTGTGCTTTGGGTTGAGATCGGCGATTTGCTCATGGTGCTGGTGTTGTCGACCTTTCTCTTTATGAATGTGTTCCGCATGTACCGATTCATTATGGGGACAACAACTGTGCCCATAGGTCTATTTCTCAGCCAGGCCAAGGAATTCCTGATTCATTTCCTGACCCAGAAACGGTGGGGCACCTGTGCCGCCTCCAAGAAAAAACTCAATAGCCGCTGGATCAAACATTTCCTCCTGGTTACCGGCTATATGACCAAACTGCTGCTGGTTGTTGTCTTTCTCCGCTGGTTTCAACGGGACACAACGGATTGGCATATTTCCAGTCTGTTCGGCTATTACGCAGCCGGAACCATCATGTTCTTTTCCGGGGAGATGCTCTATAGTCGCTATAAGAAAAAGGAAGAGTCCCTGCACAGGTACTCCCATGCCACGGATTGGCTCTTTCTGATCCTGCTCTTCCTCACCTCTCTGTCCGGCACAATCATGCATATGTTTCGGATGGTGGGTTGGGCAACCCCTACCTATGTGATGTATGTTGTCCATCTGGCCATTGCCGTGCCCATGCTCATTATTGAGGTACCCTTTGGCAAATGGTCTCACCTCTTTTATCGTCCCTTTGCCATCTTTCTCACTTCGGTTAAGGAAAAGGCAACTCAGGCCTCTGAGATGACTGCTGATACTCTGAAAGAAAAGATTGATGAACATTTTATGGCCTGCATGCAATGCGGGACCTGCACCACGGTCTGTCCGGTCAATAATGTGTCTTCCTATAGTCCGCGACAGGTGTTGCGGGCCATTTCCCTGGATGCGGCCACGGTTGAGGATGTGGATCTGAATGCCTGGAACTGTGTGAGCTGCAATAGTTGCGTTGCAAATTGCCCACGGGGCATAGAAGTGCAGGACATGACTCGGGCGATTCGGGAGCAGAATATCTCCTCCGGCCAGACCCCGGAGTATCTGGTAGAGCCTTTGCAGAGCCTCAAGGAGTGGAATAATCCCTGGCAGGGAGATCCTTCCAGGAGGTCCGCCTGGGCAGGCGAGACAGCCTTGCCTGCATTCAGTGAGGACAAGGAATATTGTCTCTTCACCTGTTGTAGCACGGCTTATGATAACACGCCAAACCAGGGCAATGCAAAAGCTGGTCAGGCCCTGAATCGCTTGCTGAAAAACGCCGAGGTCTCTGTGGGACGCTTGGGGCCTCAGGAAAGCTGCTGCGGTGATCTGGCCTATCGATGCGGCGATACAGAGAATTTCAACAGGCTTGCGGCGAAAAATACCGCCCTGTTTACCGGGTCCGGGGTGGAGAAGCTGCTGACCACCTCTCCCCATTGTCTTACTGCTTTTACCCGTTATTATTCGAATCTGAATATGAGCGCGGAGCATTATACTGAGCTGCTCTGGCGCTTAATAGAGGAGGGGAGTATTCGACCTGTGAAAGAACTGCGTCGGACTGTGACCTATCATGATCCCTGTTATCTGGGGCGCTATAACGGAATTTACGATGCACCGCGCCAGATTCTCCAAAGCCTGCCCGGTGTGAAGCTGGTTGAGATGCAGCATCACCGGGAACAGAGTCTCTGCTGCGGAGGCGGTGGCGGCGGCCTCTTTAAGCCGCAAGCGGAGGAGAGCCTTGGTACTGTACGGGTGCATGAGGCCATTGATATGGGGGCAGAGATCATTGCCGTTGCCTGTCCTTCCTGTCTTAGAATGCTGAGCCAGGCGGTCCGTGAATTGGGTTATACGAAAAAAATTGCGGTTTGCGATATCGCGGAGCTGGTAGAGCAGTCTTTGGGGTAG
- the thiS gene encoding sulfur carrier protein ThiS, with protein sequence MHIILNGEQTAITSQTLLAMVKEKGFDPDTVIAEVNLQLIKKDDWEQTTLAEGDTVELLSFVGGG encoded by the coding sequence ATGCATATTATTCTGAACGGCGAACAGACAGCAATCACCAGCCAAACCCTGCTTGCAATGGTGAAGGAAAAGGGCTTTGACCCTGATACAGTGATTGCGGAAGTCAATTTGCAGCTGATAAAAAAAGACGACTGGGAACAGACCACCCTTGCTGAAGGCGATACGGTGGAGTTGCTCAGTTTTGTAGGAGGTGGATGA
- the acnA gene encoding aconitate hydratase AcnA translates to MSNQEFLREISIQGKLYRLYNIQLLAEKGVKIARLPFSIRVLVENLLRNMNGSTVTEKDLEQISNWKPWYMEPVEIPYHPGRVLMQDFTGVPAVVDLAAMRDAIKTQGGDPKKINPLIPVDLVVDHSVQVDHYGTPQALEQNVTKEYERNSERYAFLKWAQKNFDNFKAVPPNSGICHQVNLEYLASVVMAEQGDDAPLLYPDTLVGTDSHTTMINGTGVMGWGVGGIEAEAVMLGQPYFMSIPEVVGMRMNGKLRPGVTTTDLALTVTQILREQKVVEKFVEFFGEGSKNLNVMDRATIANMSPEYGATMGFFPVDEQTIQYLEMTNRAEQARITEAYTKEIGLFYTGEEEPEYSKVIELDLASVEPCLAGPSRPQDRITLRGLKAAVTPAEQESVFVQVGEQEMTLSNGSIVIAAITSCTNTSNPFVLIGAALLAKNAVAKGLKVPPQVKTSFAPGSTVVADYLRKANLLTPLEELGFHIAAFGCTTCIGNSGPLDPAIEQAITDNGLSVASVLSGNRNFEARIHQKIKGNFLASPMLVVAFALGGRIDMDLENEPLGQDAQGEPVFLRDIWPDETEIQSLINEHLSDELFQRNYATIFDGDTRWQEMPVAEETTFPWDESSNYIKNPPYFTGFQQEISSGEDTIKARALLLLADSVTTDHISPAGAIPEAYPAGKYLLGQGVGKEEFNSYGSRRGNHEVMMRGTFGNIRIKNQLVAPKEGSFTRKFPEDEEMSVYEAAMKYQQEGTPLVVLAGKEYGTGSSRDWAAKGTQLLGVKAVIAESYERIHRSNLVGMGVLPLQFSEGESWQSLGLDGSESFVLTGLGDMKPGKSLLVRAEKADGSIVEFTALAKLNTDIEVTYYQHGGILPYVLRKLMS, encoded by the coding sequence ATGAGTAATCAGGAATTTTTGCGAGAAATCAGCATCCAAGGAAAATTATACCGGTTGTATAATATTCAGCTGCTGGCTGAGAAGGGGGTGAAAATAGCCCGCCTGCCTTTTTCCATCCGGGTGTTGGTGGAGAATCTTCTTAGAAATATGAATGGATCCACGGTGACTGAGAAAGACCTGGAGCAGATCAGCAATTGGAAGCCTTGGTACATGGAACCGGTGGAGATTCCCTATCATCCTGGCCGGGTGCTGATGCAGGATTTTACCGGGGTGCCAGCTGTGGTGGATTTGGCTGCCATGCGGGATGCCATTAAAACGCAGGGGGGAGATCCGAAAAAGATCAATCCGCTAATTCCTGTGGACCTGGTGGTTGATCATTCTGTCCAGGTGGATCATTACGGGACCCCCCAGGCCCTGGAACAGAACGTAACCAAGGAATATGAGCGCAACAGCGAGCGCTATGCTTTCCTGAAATGGGCCCAGAAAAATTTTGATAATTTTAAGGCCGTGCCTCCGAATTCAGGTATTTGTCATCAGGTGAACCTGGAATATCTCGCCAGTGTGGTGATGGCGGAGCAGGGGGATGATGCGCCCTTGCTCTATCCTGATACCTTGGTTGGAACAGATTCGCATACCACCATGATCAATGGCACCGGCGTCATGGGTTGGGGGGTGGGAGGCATTGAGGCTGAAGCGGTCATGCTGGGACAGCCCTATTTTATGTCTATCCCTGAGGTCGTGGGCATGCGGATGAATGGTAAGCTCAGGCCAGGAGTGACCACTACGGATCTGGCTCTGACCGTCACCCAGATACTGCGGGAGCAGAAGGTGGTGGAGAAATTTGTCGAGTTTTTTGGGGAGGGGAGCAAAAATCTCAATGTCATGGACCGGGCCACCATTGCCAATATGAGCCCGGAATACGGGGCCACTATGGGTTTTTTTCCAGTGGACGAGCAAACCATTCAGTACCTGGAGATGACCAATCGGGCAGAACAGGCCCGCATCACCGAGGCCTATACCAAAGAGATTGGCTTGTTCTATACTGGCGAGGAAGAGCCCGAGTACAGCAAAGTCATTGAGCTGGATCTGGCCTCTGTTGAGCCCTGCCTGGCTGGCCCTTCGCGTCCCCAGGATAGAATTACCCTGCGTGGACTTAAGGCTGCCGTGACTCCTGCGGAGCAGGAAAGCGTTTTCGTACAGGTGGGTGAGCAGGAAATGACGCTGAGTAACGGCAGTATTGTGATTGCGGCCATCACCTCCTGCACCAACACTTCGAATCCCTTTGTCCTGATCGGAGCTGCTCTGCTGGCCAAGAATGCTGTTGCCAAAGGGCTGAAGGTGCCTCCGCAGGTCAAGACCTCCTTTGCTCCGGGGTCCACAGTGGTTGCTGATTATCTTCGCAAGGCAAACCTGCTGACACCCCTGGAGGAACTGGGCTTTCATATCGCGGCCTTTGGCTGCACCACCTGCATCGGCAATAGTGGTCCCCTGGATCCTGCCATTGAGCAAGCGATCACCGATAATGGTCTGTCCGTTGCCTCGGTACTTTCCGGTAATCGTAATTTTGAGGCCCGGATTCACCAGAAAATCAAAGGGAATTTCCTGGCCTCGCCCATGTTGGTTGTGGCCTTTGCCCTTGGTGGTCGCATTGATATGGACCTGGAAAATGAGCCGCTGGGACAGGATGCGCAGGGAGAACCGGTTTTTCTCCGTGATATCTGGCCAGATGAAACAGAGATTCAGTCGCTTATCAACGAGCATTTGAGCGATGAACTCTTTCAGCGTAACTATGCCACCATCTTTGACGGCGATACACGTTGGCAGGAGATGCCGGTTGCCGAAGAGACCACTTTTCCTTGGGATGAGTCCTCCAATTATATTAAAAATCCGCCTTATTTTACCGGATTCCAGCAGGAGATTTCCTCTGGTGAGGATACCATCAAGGCACGGGCCCTGCTCCTCCTGGCTGATTCCGTAACCACAGATCATATTTCTCCGGCCGGAGCTATCCCGGAGGCCTATCCGGCGGGTAAATATTTATTAGGGCAGGGCGTGGGCAAGGAGGAATTTAATTCCTACGGTTCGCGACGCGGTAATCATGAGGTGATGATGCGGGGTACTTTTGGCAATATCAGGATAAAGAACCAGCTGGTTGCACCCAAGGAGGGCAGTTTCACCCGGAAATTCCCTGAGGACGAGGAAATGTCAGTCTATGAGGCGGCCATGAAGTATCAGCAGGAAGGCACGCCTCTGGTGGTTTTGGCAGGAAAGGAGTACGGGACCGGATCTTCCCGTGACTGGGCTGCCAAGGGCACCCAGTTGCTCGGGGTTAAGGCGGTGATTGCAGAATCCTACGAGCGAATTCATCGCAGTAATTTGGTGGGCATGGGCGTGCTGCCCCTTCAGTTCAGTGAGGGAGAGAGCTGGCAGAGTCTTGGTCTGGACGGATCAGAGAGCTTTGTTTTAACCGGACTCGGTGATATGAAGCCGGGGAAATCTCTTCTCGTGCGGGCAGAAAAAGCAGACGGCAGCATAGTTGAGTTTACCGCCCTTGCCAAACTGAATACGGATATAGAGGTGACCTATTATCAGCACGGAGGCATTCTGCCCTATGTGCTCAGGAAGTTGATGAGTTAA
- a CDS encoding FAD-dependent oxidoreductase: MSKRIGFYICHCGINIAYKVRVEEVAQYAATLPGVVVARDYLFMCSDPGQELVEKDIKEHKLDCVVVASCSPRMHEKTFRAACQRAGLNPYKAFHMVCVREHVSWVTESEDEATKKAKTVVRAGIQRVPNQKPLTPGKFSVNTNTLVVGGGIAGMQASLDIAKAGYKVYLVEKGSTVGNHMLQYDKTFPTLDCAACIGTPKMVSVGQHPNIELITNAEVKEVNGFVGNFKIKVNKKPRYVKEGVCTGCGDCAKVCPITRPNEWDVGIANRKAIYRSFPQAVPITYVIDKKGTAPCKATCPAHVSIQGFIALMEEGKYKEAVRLFKKDHPFPATCGRVCHHPCEGACTRGDVDQPMAIQYLHRYLADLDLDSDNPYLPEIPHKRKEKVAIIGSGPAGLTAAYYLALKGYQVTIFEKLPVKGGMMAVGIPEYRLPRDILAKEIGIIEKMGVEIKTNTAFGKDVTAEGLKKEGYQALFIGTGLHGSRELGVPGENMKGILSGVDFLRNVSLGKDIDVGKEVLVIGGGNVAVDVALTAKRVGGEKVTMVCLEKREEMPAWDYEVAEALEEKVEIVNSLGPKQFVGKENICAGVEFKRCAAVFDANGAFNPQYDEADLTTLNADTVIVAIGQSAELDFAESQNVAVTKRGGLDVDPLTLQSPTSWIFAGGDAVHGPRSVVEAIESGKQAAESIDRYINNKDLEEGREKKWAYVKPDLKGKKKATREKPPVLTVKERKGNFKEIKGTLSEEQVQREVTRCVECGVCSECYQCVDACLPKAIDHEMQPENLELEVGSIIVATGFDLMDPTPMTQYGYGKYRNVFTSFEFERLSNATGPTAGKLLIRDENEEFTKVPKSVAILHCIGSRDQNHHEYCSRVCCMYALKFAHLLKDKCGHDTIVYNFYIDMRCFGKGYEEFYKKVQAEGVRMIRGKAGKITELEDKTLVVRAEDTLSGRMVEINVEMAILCMAMEPRKDAVDVARTFGISTGAEGFFQEEHPKLEPVSTPSGGVFLAGTCQGPKDIPDTVAQAKGAASECLALSSSGTVEISPMISSIDPDVCIGCQACIGLCAYKAITFNAYKRVSEVNEALCKGCGSCAGHCPSGAAKVKHFTDKQIFAEIDGILQ; encoded by the coding sequence ATGTCTAAGCGCATTGGATTTTATATTTGTCACTGCGGAATCAATATTGCCTATAAGGTGCGCGTCGAAGAGGTCGCCCAGTACGCAGCCACCCTGCCCGGCGTGGTCGTGGCTCGTGACTATCTCTTTATGTGTTCTGATCCAGGGCAGGAGCTGGTTGAGAAGGATATCAAGGAGCATAAGCTGGACTGTGTGGTTGTTGCCTCCTGTTCTCCGCGTATGCACGAAAAGACCTTTCGCGCTGCCTGTCAGCGGGCAGGGTTGAATCCCTACAAGGCCTTTCACATGGTCTGTGTTCGTGAACATGTCTCCTGGGTCACGGAATCAGAAGATGAGGCCACGAAAAAGGCTAAGACCGTGGTTCGGGCTGGTATCCAGCGGGTACCCAACCAGAAACCGCTCACACCGGGAAAATTTTCTGTCAACACCAATACCCTGGTGGTGGGTGGTGGTATTGCCGGGATGCAGGCCTCCCTGGATATTGCCAAGGCGGGTTACAAGGTTTATCTGGTGGAAAAGGGATCCACTGTGGGCAATCACATGCTCCAGTACGACAAGACCTTTCCCACCCTGGATTGCGCCGCCTGTATCGGTACCCCGAAGATGGTTTCCGTGGGCCAGCATCCCAATATAGAGCTTATCACCAATGCCGAGGTGAAAGAGGTGAACGGCTTTGTAGGGAATTTCAAGATCAAGGTCAACAAGAAGCCTCGATATGTGAAAGAGGGCGTCTGCACCGGCTGCGGCGATTGTGCCAAGGTCTGCCCGATAACCCGACCTAATGAATGGGATGTGGGTATTGCCAATCGCAAGGCTATCTATCGTTCCTTTCCCCAGGCAGTACCTATTACATACGTCATCGATAAAAAAGGAACTGCTCCCTGTAAGGCCACCTGTCCGGCCCATGTCAGCATCCAAGGCTTTATCGCCCTGATGGAAGAGGGGAAGTACAAGGAGGCGGTGCGGCTTTTTAAAAAGGATCATCCCTTTCCTGCCACCTGCGGGCGGGTCTGTCATCATCCCTGTGAAGGTGCCTGCACGCGCGGGGATGTGGATCAGCCGATGGCGATACAGTACCTGCATCGTTATCTTGCCGACCTTGATCTGGATTCCGATAATCCCTACCTGCCGGAGATCCCGCATAAGCGGAAGGAGAAGGTGGCAATTATCGGCTCCGGGCCTGCTGGCTTGACCGCAGCCTATTATCTGGCTTTGAAGGGCTATCAGGTGACCATCTTTGAAAAATTGCCGGTCAAAGGTGGCATGATGGCGGTGGGGATCCCGGAATACCGTCTGCCCCGTGATATCCTGGCCAAGGAGATTGGTATTATCGAGAAGATGGGTGTTGAAATCAAAACCAACACCGCCTTTGGTAAGGATGTCACTGCTGAGGGCCTGAAAAAGGAAGGATACCAGGCTCTGTTCATCGGTACTGGCCTGCACGGTTCCCGTGAATTGGGGGTGCCGGGTGAAAATATGAAGGGCATCCTTTCGGGCGTGGATTTTCTCCGTAATGTGTCCTTGGGCAAGGATATCGATGTGGGCAAAGAGGTTTTGGTCATCGGCGGCGGCAACGTGGCAGTTGATGTGGCCCTGACCGCCAAGCGGGTAGGCGGTGAAAAAGTCACGATGGTCTGCCTGGAAAAACGGGAGGAAATGCCGGCCTGGGATTACGAGGTTGCCGAGGCCCTGGAAGAAAAGGTGGAGATCGTCAATTCCCTGGGACCGAAGCAATTTGTCGGTAAGGAGAATATCTGCGCCGGGGTGGAGTTCAAGCGCTGTGCAGCGGTTTTTGATGCCAATGGTGCCTTTAATCCGCAGTACGATGAAGCGGATTTGACCACCCTGAATGCGGATACGGTGATCGTGGCAATCGGTCAGAGCGCGGAGCTTGATTTTGCCGAGTCGCAGAATGTGGCGGTGACCAAGAGGGGCGGGCTGGATGTTGATCCGCTGACCCTCCAGTCACCGACCAGTTGGATCTTTGCTGGCGGTGATGCGGTGCATGGGCCGCGTTCCGTGGTTGAGGCAATCGAGTCCGGCAAGCAGGCTGCGGAGAGCATTGATCGCTATATCAATAATAAGGACTTGGAAGAAGGGCGGGAGAAAAAATGGGCATACGTGAAACCGGATCTGAAGGGGAAAAAGAAGGCCACGCGGGAAAAACCGCCGGTACTTACCGTCAAGGAGCGTAAGGGAAATTTCAAAGAGATCAAGGGGACGCTGAGCGAGGAGCAGGTGCAGCGGGAAGTAACCCGTTGTGTGGAATGCGGGGTCTGCTCGGAATGTTACCAATGCGTGGATGCCTGTTTGCCCAAGGCCATTGACCATGAGATGCAGCCGGAAAATCTGGAACTGGAGGTAGGTTCCATTATCGTGGCCACCGGCTTTGATTTGATGGATCCGACACCTATGACCCAGTACGGGTATGGGAAATATCGCAATGTTTTTACCAGCTTTGAGTTTGAGCGTCTGAGCAATGCCACCGGCCCGACAGCTGGTAAACTCCTTATTCGGGACGAGAATGAGGAATTCACCAAGGTTCCCAAGAGCGTGGCGATTCTCCACTGTATCGGCAGCCGTGATCAGAATCATCATGAGTACTGCTCACGGGTCTGCTGTATGTACGCTCTGAAATTCGCCCATCTGCTCAAGGATAAATGCGGCCACGATACCATAGTCTATAATTTCTATATAGATATGCGCTGCTTTGGTAAGGGCTATGAGGAGTTTTATAAGAAAGTCCAGGCCGAAGGCGTGCGGATGATCCGGGGTAAGGCGGGCAAGATCACCGAGCTGGAGGATAAGACCCTAGTGGTCCGGGCTGAGGACACCCTGTCCGGCAGGATGGTGGAAATTAATGTGGAAATGGCTATCCTCTGTATGGCTATGGAACCGCGCAAGGACGCTGTGGATGTGGCCCGCACATTCGGTATTTCCACCGGAGCCGAAGGCTTTTTTCAGGAAGAGCATCCCAAGCTGGAACCGGTTTCCACCCCGTCCGGCGGCGTTTTTCTGGCCGGAACCTGTCAGGGACCCAAGGATATCCCTGATACCGTGGCCCAGGCCAAGGGTGCCGCGTCCGAGTGTCTGGCTCTGAGTTCCTCCGGTACCGTGGAGATTTCCCCAATGATTTCTTCGATTGACCCGGATGTCTGCATCGGCTGTCAGGCCTGTATCGGTCTATGCGCCTACAAAGCGATCACCTTTAATGCCTATAAGCGGGTCAGTGAGGTCAACGAGGCGCTTTGTAAGGGCTGCGGCAGCTGCGCAGGCCATTGTCCCAGCGGTGCGGCCAAAGTGAAGCATTTCACGGATAAACAGATCTTTGCCGAAATCGACGGGATATTGCAGTAG
- a CDS encoding Eco29kI family restriction endonuclease has protein sequence MIRFNRNEHVFHSPDFEEIIKDTIRFFNGTPVLPLPIPERFSGTGVYAIYCTARSGIYKEFHEINRISYVVPIYIGKAVPKGWRQARTYSSDRADSYELNNRIREHGRNLEAVDGIEPEDFRCRFMILEGTESDLIGTVEAALIRSYKPLWNTLIDGFGNHDPGSGRYEQAMSDWDVCHPGRSWADKCRGKHSERKLLLDNITEFMTILKETYGSN, from the coding sequence ATGATACGATTTAACCGTAATGAGCATGTCTTTCATTCTCCAGATTTTGAGGAGATAATCAAAGACACCATTCGATTTTTTAATGGGACACCTGTATTACCTCTTCCAATACCCGAAAGATTTTCTGGAACTGGTGTTTATGCGATATACTGTACGGCTCGATCTGGAATTTATAAAGAATTTCATGAGATCAATAGAATATCGTATGTTGTACCGATCTATATCGGCAAGGCTGTTCCTAAGGGGTGGCGGCAAGCACGTACTTATTCCTCAGATAGAGCAGATAGTTATGAGCTTAATAACAGAATAAGAGAGCACGGAAGAAATCTTGAAGCTGTTGATGGAATTGAGCCTGAAGATTTTCGTTGTCGGTTTATGATCCTTGAGGGGACGGAAAGCGATTTGATCGGGACTGTTGAAGCTGCTTTGATAAGAAGTTATAAGCCGCTCTGGAATACTCTTATCGACGGATTCGGGAACCATGATCCAGGTAGTGGAAGATATGAACAGGCCATGTCTGATTGGGATGTCTGCCATCCAGGACGGTCTTGGGCGGATAAATGCCGAGGAAAGCACAGCGAGAGAAAGCTCTTATTGGACAATATTACCGAGTTTATGACAATACTTAAAGAAACATATGGAAGTAATTAA